One genomic segment of Chelonia mydas isolate rCheMyd1 chromosome 1, rCheMyd1.pri.v2, whole genome shotgun sequence includes these proteins:
- the LOC119565250 gene encoding CD59A glycoprotein-like produces MRNLLMCVLTLALVAQAVGALKCYHCPTGGRCFSTQTCRKDLDQCVTVFYPTLAKYTKRCASQYECDVMRVMGGSVLKAVCCGTNLCNR; encoded by the exons ATGAGGAACCTCTTAATGTGTGTTCTCACCCTAGCACTGGTGGCACAAG CTGTGGGGGCTCTGAAGTGTTACCATTGCCCTACCGGAGGAAGATGCTTCAGCACCCAGACCTGCAGAAAAGACCTGGATCAATGTGTTACCGTGTTTTATCCTACCCTTG CTAAATATACCAAGCGATGCGCCTCTCAGTATGAGTGTGATGTCATGAGGGTCATGGGCGGATCAGTACTGAAGGCTGTTTGCTGTGGCACTAATCTATGCAACAGATAG
- the LOC102932049 gene encoding uncharacterized protein LOC102932049, producing the protein MRNLIVCALALALMAQAVVSLECYHCPNGGRCFTTQKCRDDQDQCITMFFPLNAKYAKRCSRTYECEVMKAMGGSAVKAICCGTNRCNR; encoded by the exons ATGAGGAACCTGATTGTATGTGCGCTCGCCCTAGCACTGATGGCACAAG CCGTTGTGTCTCTGGAGTGCTATCACTGCCCTAATGGAGGAAGATGCTTTACCACTCAGAAATGCAGGGATGACCAGGATCAATGTATTACCatgttcttccctctcaatg CTAAATACGCTAAGCGATGCTCCAGGACGTATGAATGTGAAGTCATGAAGGCCATGGGGGGGTCTGCAGTGAAGGCCATTTGCTGCGGCACTAACCGGTGCAACCGATAG